Part of the Flavobacterium okayamense genome, TATAAATGGGCTTATCGTTTCCTAAACTTACATCAAAACGATGCATAGCTACGGAATCTTCAACATTTTCAAAATATAATTTTCCTTTAATTAGACTGTAAAACCAATTATTTGCAGTAAATTTTTTATAAACTTTACTTGCAGGTACAGGTGCAACCATTCCAGCTTCAGGAAAATTAATAAATGTCTGCTCTACTGCTTTTTGCCAACCATGTTTAAATAGAACATCAGCATCCGTAATAGTTATTAAAGGCTCTAAATTTCCTTTAGCAGCTGCTAAAATGGCATTGATTTTTCCTAAATTTTCTTTTGAATGGAAAACCTGATCAATTAATTCGCACTCATGATATTTGGCATCTATATATGCTTTTACATCTGGATGACAATTATTATTGTATATAGTAATTCTAGTTTTATCATGAGAGGTAACTATTAGTGAATCAATACACAACTTAAAAACTTCAAATAGATTAGCAAAATAGCCTTCAAAATTAGGTATATAAACTGGAACTATTACTCTATGATAGTTATCGAGGGTAAGTTCTTTATTTTCTTTTGCAGGATTAAGACCTATTCTCATAATGTGCAACTAACTTTTTTATTCCATCTTCTAAAGAAACCAACTCTCTTCCTAAAATTGTTTTCATTTTAGTTGTATCTGGACATCTTCTTGTCATATCTCCTTCTTCAAGCGCTGGTAAATTAATAATATCTGACTTTGAATTTGTGACACGAATTATTGTTTGAGCCAACTCTAAAATTGTTATCTCTTTATCACTACCAACATTAATAACGTCATTTACACAATTTTGACTTTTCATAACTTTTATACAAGTATCAATATTGTCTGTTACATAACAAAAAGAACGGGTTTGCAACCCATCTCCATACAAAGTTATAGGTTCGTTATTAAGAGCTAATTTAATAAATCGAGGCACTACAAAATCTTCACTTTGATTAGGACCATAGGTATTAAAAAATCTAAAAATAGTATATTCTAAACCATATTCTTGGTAATACGATTTAAAAAATGCTTCACCAACATTTTTTACGATAGCATAAGGCAATCTTGAATTAAGTGGTGTAGTTTTTTCATTTTGAGGGATTTCAAAAGGCTCTCCATATACTTCTGAAGAGCTTGAATAAAAGACTCTTTTAACTCCAGAATTTTTTGAAAGTGATAATATGTTTTTTATACCTTCAATATCATTCAAAACCATTATTGGATTCTCTAAAGTTCTTTTGACACCAACAACAGCAGCATAATGAAAGACAAAATCAAAATTATAACGACCAAAAATAGGCACTACATCATTATAATTATTAACATCTGCTTTTATAAATGTAACATTATTTTTTTGAGGAACTTTTTCTAAATTTCCAGTAGATAAATTATCAACAATTACAATATGATTATTTGAATCTTCTGCTAGCTTATTAGCTAAAGCACTTGCTACATTACCCGCACCGCCTGTAATTA contains:
- a CDS encoding glycosyltransferase family A protein; this translates as MRIGLNPAKENKELTLDNYHRVIVPVYIPNFEGYFANLFEVFKLCIDSLIVTSHDKTRITIYNNNCHPDVKAYIDAKYHECELIDQVFHSKENLGKINAILAAAKGNLEPLITITDADVLFKHGWQKAVEQTFINFPEAGMVAPVPASKVYKKFTANNWFYSLIKGKLYFENVEDSVAMHRFDVSLGNDKPIYKDIHLNKYLVLTNKKNNAKAVMGCGHFVATLKRQVFDKGTNEPAFIKIVGGVENKFIDFPNEALGLLRIATKENFAYHMGNHTEEWMYDEFPKRDIEIKTNFSGNEFLIKPISSWGLFIGKQIVFLLDKSSKFRTYLFTRFGLSKSEAKEY
- a CDS encoding NAD-dependent epimerase/dehydratase family protein, which produces MTTILITGGAGNVASALANKLAEDSNNHIVIVDNLSTGNLEKVPQKNNVTFIKADVNNYNDVVPIFGRYNFDFVFHYAAVVGVKRTLENPIMVLNDIEGIKNILSLSKNSGVKRVFYSSSSEVYGEPFEIPQNEKTTPLNSRLPYAIVKNVGEAFFKSYYQEYGLEYTIFRFFNTYGPNQSEDFVVPRFIKLALNNEPITLYGDGLQTRSFCYVTDNIDTCIKVMKSQNCVNDVINVGSDKEITILELAQTIIRVTNSKSDIINLPALEEGDMTRRCPDTTKMKTILGRELVSLEDGIKKLVAHYENRS